A portion of the Glycine max cultivar Williams 82 chromosome 10, Glycine_max_v4.0, whole genome shotgun sequence genome contains these proteins:
- the LOC100785402 gene encoding 40S ribosomal protein S17, which translates to MGRVRTKTVKKSSRQVIERYYSRMTLDFHTNKKVLEEVAIIPSKRLRNKIAGFSTHLMKRIQKGPVRGISLKLQEEERERRMDFVPDVSAIRTDQIEVDKETLDMLAALGMSEVPGVVQVDPVAVQAPLGFGRGAGRRY; encoded by the coding sequence ATGGGGCGTGTTCGCACAAAGACAGTGAAGAAGTCCTCGCGGCAAGTGATCGAGAGGTACTACTCTCGCATGACGCTGGACTTCCACACGAACAAGAAGGTTCTGGAAGAGGTGGCcatcattccctccaagagGCTCCGCAACAAGATCGCGGGATTCTCCACCCACCTCATGAAGCGGATCCAGAAGGGTCCCGTACGTGGAATCTCCCTCAAGCTGCAGGAGGAGGAGCGCGAGCGCCGCATGGACTTCGTCCCCGATGTCTCCGCCATCAGAACCGACCAGATCGAGGTCGACAAGGAGACGCTCGACATGCTCGCCGCCCTCGGAATGTCCGAGGTTCCCGGGGTTGTTCAGGTGGATCCTGTTGCTGTCCAGGCACCGCTCGGCTTCGGCCGCGGCGCCGGAAGGAGGTACTAG
- the LOC102659887 gene encoding uncharacterized protein codes for MCPPPEKVNTKGAKKKPMTKHQRSTKRDPSYWEYVNALHSVQNSNSSVKRSASSSDQAVPGRTMLMLDQFHQFIHDSIQNIVDVKADGNCGYHAIVALLGMSEDSWSLERNHLLKELVKWFGEYINLFGGIDKFEELKRSLLVDGLTMVTMGCFASGGVCAGASSIAGVATRY; via the exons atgtgtcctcctccagaaAAAGTCAACACCAAAGGTGCTAAGAAGAAACCGATGACCAAACATCAAAGAtcaacaaagcgtgatccgtcttactgggagtatgttaaTGCTTTACATTctgtgcaaaatagtaattcttcagTCAAACGTAGTGCATCATCTTCTGACCAGGCAGTTCCAGGAAGGACTATgctgatgttggatcaatttcatcagTTCATTCACGATTCCATTCAAAACATTGTTGATGTGAAAGCtgacggtaactgtggatatcatGCAATTGTTGCGTTACTAGGTATGAGTGAAGATTCATGGTCGTTGGAGCGCAaccatttgcttaaagaacttgtcAAATGGTTTGGTGAGTATATCAACCTCTTTGGTGGCATAGAcaaatttgaggaattaaaaaggtccctacttgttgatggattaacCATG GTTACTATGg gCTGCTTCGCTTCTGGAGGTGTATGTGCAGGTGCTTCCTCTATAGCTGGTGTCGCCACCAGGTACTGA
- the LOC100798119 gene encoding GDSL esterase/lipase At5g45910 has product MKIFIIFSITFTCGIFGNVNSNVNPLPYEAIFNFGDSISDTGNAAAYHHVPKDGKSPYGSTYFKHPSGRLSNGRLIIDFITEAYGLPMLPAYLDLTKGQDIRHGVNFAFAGAGALDMNYFTNNRLKAPATNNSLSVQLDWFKKLKPSLCKNKKECNNYFKKSLFIVGEIGGNDINAPISYNNISKLREIVPPMIEEITKATIALIEEGAVEVVVPGNFPIGCNSGVLTVVNSGNKDDYDQFGCLAAYNVFIKYYNWRLNQAIEALRQQKNHVKIIYFDYYGDARRLFQAPQKYGFSSSKNETFRACCGTGEPYNVDEHAPCGSLTSTICSDPSKHINWDGAHFTEEAYKLIAKGLVEGPFASPSLKSPLFKIILHVASTVFLLPSLKRYLLPSLLVGMCRVATVRCFHCQILGPPCRFHRRVLDYEYFPYIVEAFTDQDYDERSPRACHWTSMKASTKALPASTYRKRLNQLKTVDNGDIIVTRQVVTPYGNHHAVREFDLISCYFGPIRWGPVVIIHRPERVVRQYGNVQMIPPHSLGSRLCLEDIDDRWMHFSDYLAPVSQICVVLGQCAPDYMDWLDMILNPFMRPTQLRDPAIHPLIM; this is encoded by the exons ATGAAGATCTTCATTATCTTTAGTATCACCTTCACATGTGGTATTTTTGGAAATGTTAATTCAAATGTCAATCCTCTCCCGTATGAAgctattttcaattttggtgACTCTATAAGTGATACAGGAAATGCTGCTGCCTATCACCATGTTCCCAAGGATGGTAAAAGCCCTTACGGCTCAACATACTTCAAACATCCATCGGGACGTTTGTCAAATGGACGATTGATCATAGATTTTATAA ctGAGGCATATGGGTTGCCAATGTTGCCCGCCTATCTAGATCTCACCAAAGGTCAAGACATTAGGCATGGAGTAAATTTTGCATTTGCTGGTGCTGGTGCACTTGATATGAACTATTTCACAAACAATAGACTCAAGGCACCAGCAACAAATAATTCATTAAGTGTTCAACTTGATTGGTTTAAGAAGCTCAAACCTTCCCtgtgcaaaaataaaaaag AGTGCAATAACTACTTCAAAAAATCATTGTTTATAGTAGGAGAAATTGGTGGAAATGATATTAATGCGCCTATCTCGTATAACAATATTTCTAAACTTCGTGAAATAGTTCCCCCAATGATTGAAGAAATTACCAAGGCCACCATT GCATTAATAGAAGAAGGAGCTGTAGAGGTAGTGGTGCCAGGAAACTTTCCAATTGGGTGTAATTCTGGTGTCTTGACAGTGGTGAATAGTGGCAACAAAGATGACTATGATCAATTTGGGTGCTTAGCAGCTTACAatgttttcattaaatattataattggcGGCTTAATCAAGCCATAGAGGCACTAAGACAACAAAAAAACCATGTtaagataatatattttgattattatggTGATGCCAGACGTTTATTTCAAGCACCACAAAAATATG GCTTTTCATCTAGTAAGAATGAGACTTTCAGAGCATGTTGTGGAACAGGCGAGCCTTACAATGTTGATGAACATGCACCTTGCGGAAGTTTGACTTCAACAATTTGCTCTGATCCTTCAAAACATATAAATTGGGATGGAGCTCACTTTACTGAAGAAGCTTATAAACTAATAGCAAAGGGGCTAGTTGAGGGTCCTTTTGCAAGCCCTTCTCTTAAATCTCCTCTTTTTAAGATA ATTTTGCACGTCGCCTctactgtttttcttcttccttccttgaagCGTTATCTTCTTCCTTCGTTGTTGGTTGGTATGTGTCGCGTTGCCACTGTTCGGTGCTTCCATTGCCAGATTTTAGGACCACCATGTCGTTTCCACCGTCGAG TGTTGGATTATGAATATTTTCCATATATTGTTGAGGCTTTTACGGATCAAGACTATGATGAAAGGTCACCACGTGCATGCCACTGGACCTCTATGAAGGCCTCTACAAAGGCATTACCAGCATCGACATATCGGAAGCGTCTAAATCAACTGAAGACTGTTGAT AATGGTGATATCATAGTGACGAGGCAGGTCGTTACACCTTATGGTAACCACCATGCAGTTAGAGAGTTTGACCTCATTTCATGCTATTTTGGACCTATCCGATGGGGTCCTGTTGTCATCATACACCGACCAGAGAGGGTTGTGCGACAGTATGGGAATGTTCAGATGATTCCTCCACACTCTTTGGGTTCAAGATTATGCTTGGAAGATATCGACGACAGATGGATGCATTTCTCTGACTACCTTGCACCGGTGAGCCAGATTTGTGTTGTTCTTGGACAATGTGCACCGGACTACATGGACTGGTTAGACATGATTTTGAATCCATTCATGAGGCCAACACAGCTCAGGGATCCAGCCATACATCCACTTATCATGTAA